The Haloplanus sp. CK5-1 genome segment GAGGGATCCGCGCCCCCGTTCGACGACTTCGATAGCCGGCGTGGGCTGTGGGCGTTCGACGACTTCCTCCCCGTCCCGTCACGCGTCACTCTCGGCGAGGGGTTCACCCCGCTCGTCGACGCGCCGGCGTGGGAGGCGACGTTCAAACTGGAGTACGTCTCCCCGACCGGGAGCTTCAAGGATCGCGGCGCGGCGACGGTCGTCTCCCGGGCGGTCGAACTGGGCGTCGACCGCGTGATCGAGGACTCCTCGGGCAACGCCGGCGCGGCGGTCGCCGCCTACGCAGCCCGCGCGGGCCTCGACGCCGACATCTACGTCCCGGCGTCGGTCACACCGGCCAAGCGCCGGGCCGTCGAGGCTGTCGGCGCGACGGCCGTCACCGTCGACGGCGACCGCGAGGCGGTCTCGGCGGCGTGTCGGCGGGCGGTCGAGGCCGGCGAGGGCTGGTACGCCAGCCACGCCTGGAACCCCGCCTTCTTCGCCGGCACCGAAACCTTCGGCCTCGAACTCGCCGCGCAACGCGACTGGGCCGTCCCCGACGCGGTGGTGGTCCCGCTGGGGCACGGCACGCTCCTGTTGGGCGCGTACCGCGGATTCCGCGCCCTCGTCGACGCGGGGTGGACGGAGCGGATGCCCCGACTGCTCGCCGTGCAGGCGGCGGGGTACGCCCCGGTCGCGGCCGACCGTGGCGGCGGTGTCGATGGGAGGAACGACCTCGCGGACGGGATCCGGATCCGGGATCCGGTGCGGCGGAGCGCCATCGAGACGGCGCTCGACGCGACCGACGGCGACGCGATAGCGGTTCCGGCCGAGGCCGTCGAACGGGCGGTGGCCGACCTCGGTCGCGGCGGATTGCGGGTCGAACCCACGGCCGCCGCCGCCCCCGCGGGGCTCCGCGCCTACCGTGAGCGGGGGGTCGTCGACGACGACGCGGACGTCGTCGTCCCCCTCACCGGGCGGGCGAAGTGAGGTTATCGGACCCCGTCGAGGGCGACGAACGCGTCGCGGTGGGCGGTGATCCACGCGCCGGTCCGACGGTCGGCCGAACGGTCCGAAGGGTAGATCGTACACCGTTCGTCGTCGATGACGTGGTCCAGCCTGAACGTCGGCCACCGATCGAGGGCGGGACTGTCGGGCGTCACGTCGGGGTCGTCGGTCGAACTCACGGCTCGATCCCCCGGTGGCGTGCGAGGCGGGTGAGCATCGTCCACACGGAGCAGCCGACCCCACTTCGATATGTGCTTCTTACCGCCGGTCAACGGGTCGTTGAACGGCTCGTCGGGGTCACCGCTCGGGGTAGGTCGGCGTGTCGAAGCCTCCCCGGATCAGGGGCTTCGCAACGTGGCGACGGGCACACGGCGGCACCTCGTACCAGCCCGGGTCGAGGCGTCGGTCGAGTTCGCGCTCGACCCGACCGGGAGCGGTCGTCCCGCAGTCCCGACAGCGGTAGCCCTGGTCGCGGCCGGCGCTCTCCATCGACCGCCCACAGTCCGGACAGGTCGGCACGGCGGATTCGGTCGTCACGGGGTCCCGGAGCGCGAACTTCTCGAGTTTGAGCGTTCCCTGGCCTACTTCGCCACACACGGTTACCCGATCCCCGGGGCGGAGGGAACGCACTCGGTCGCGGAAGCGCTTGGTGGGTTCGAACGCCACGCAGGGGAGGTGGTCGTCGCCGTCCCGGACGGTCGTGTGGACGTGGCCGCCCGCCCGCGTCTCCGGGGCGTCGTCGACGACGGCGTCGATCCGGTAGGCTCGTCCGTCCCGGACCGTCTCGACCGTCCCCGACTGGAGGTGGGCGTCCGTCCCCTGATTGGTGCGGAAGGTCGCCGACCGATCGACGGGTTCGCTCCCGATAGCCCGCGCCACCTCCCGGACCGTCTCGGGGTCGTCACCGCGGATACCGTAGAGGATTGGCCCCGGTGCCGAGGGGACACAGACGAGTTCGTCCTCGGCACGGTCGACGGTGTCCCACGCGTCGGGGTAGGCCGCCTCGGCCGCCGCGAAAACGCTCTCGCGGTCGACCTCGCGGGGGGTGCCACACCGCTCCAGTTCCCGGTACGCGACGTGTTCGTACGTCCAGTCGTCGAAGGCGCGGCCGGCACCGACCGCCGCGAGCGCGCCGATCCGCCCCCGGCCGCCGTCCCAACCGCGGTGCCGGTAGCCCAGGCGGTCGGCGAGGCCGAGCGCCTCGTCACGGTCGACTCGCTCGTGAACCGCCCGGCGGGCGAGTGCCGCGACCGGATCGGCGACGGTCCCCGTCGACGCGTCCGCGACGACGACGCCCGGACTCGTCTTCGGGTCCTCGACCGCCGCCAGCGACTCGACTGCGTCGACCGCGAGGTCGAACGCGCGGTCGGGGTCGAGGTCGGTTTCGAGACAGAGAGCGGCGTTCCCGCGGGTCTTGAACTCGATCGACGGGTCGAGCCGGATCAGAAGCCGGTGATCGACCGTCCCACCGGCCGTCTCGATGGCGGCGGCCACGCGGGTCGCCACGTATGTCGTACACATCCCGCGCTCTCGGGAGTCGGTGTCGTCGAGGCCGACGAGTGTCACGGACGGACGGAGCGGGCCGACGATCAAAGCCGTTTCGCGTCGGCGTGGGGCGACGGCCCACGGGAAAGGCGTGGGGCGACGGCCCCACGAACGGCCGTGGGAGACGGCCGGCGATCGGACGGTTGGGGCGATCCGTCGTTCGGTCCTGCCAATCGCCAGACGTAAGTCCGATGGCTACACAACTTATATATGTCACGGAACGCTTACCTTTGGGTATGTCACGGTCAGCACTGGTCGGGAACATCACGGCGATGCTCCAAGACGCGGGGTTCGTGGTGAGCGACCGGTGTTCGATCCGCCCCAAGAGCTTCGACCTCGCCGCACGGCGGGGCGACGACCTGCTCTTGGTGAAGATCCTCGCCAACGTCGACGGTCTCGACGCCGAGACCGGCCTCGAGATGCGTCGGCTCGGATCGTACCTGTCGGCGACGCCGCTGGTCATCGGCCTGCGAACCCGCGACGAGGAGCTCAAGCCCGAAGTCGTCTACTTCCGGCACGGCGTCCCCGCGATCAACCCCGACACCGCCTTCGACTTGTTCGTGGAGAACGTCCCGCCGCTCATCTACGCGGCCCCCGGCGGTCTGTACGTCAACATCGACGGCGACCTGCTCTCGGACGAACGCGAGGAGCGCGGCTGGAGTCTGGGTCGGCTGGCGACCGAACTCGGCGTCTCGCGGCGCACCGTCTCGAAGTACGAGGACGGCATGAACGCCAGCATCGAGGTGGCGATCAAACTCGAGGAACTGTTCGACCAGCCGTTCAGCGACCCCGTCGAGGTGCTCGACGGTGCCGAGGCGGTCCGCGACGCCGAGCCGACGCCCGAGGACCCCGCGGTCGACCCCGACGAGGACCACGTCCTCGCCGTCCTCGCCCGTGTCGGATTCACCGTCCACCCGACGAACCGCGCCCCCTTCACCGCCGTCAGCGAGGACGGCGACCACGAGATCGAGAACCTGCTAACGGGTCACTCCGCGTTCACCCGGAGTGCCGAGAAGCGCGCCCGCATCATGTCCTCGCTGGGCGAGGTGACCCGAACGCGGTCGGTGTACGTCACGGAGGAACGCGAGAAGCGCGACGCCGTCGAGGGGACCGCCCTCGTCAGCCAGGAGGAACTCTCGGCACTCCGGGACGCCGACGACCTCCGCGAC includes the following:
- a CDS encoding transcriptional regulator, producing MSRSALVGNITAMLQDAGFVVSDRCSIRPKSFDLAARRGDDLLLVKILANVDGLDAETGLEMRRLGSYLSATPLVIGLRTRDEELKPEVVYFRHGVPAINPDTAFDLFVENVPPLIYAAPGGLYVNIDGDLLSDEREERGWSLGRLATELGVSRRTVSKYEDGMNASIEVAIKLEELFDQPFSDPVEVLDGAEAVRDAEPTPEDPAVDPDEDHVLAVLARVGFTVHPTNRAPFTAVSEDGDHEIENLLTGHSAFTRSAEKRARIMSSLGEVTRTRSVYVTEEREKRDAVEGTALVSQEELSALRDADDLRDLILERARAPAES
- a CDS encoding DUF7511 domain-containing protein — encoded protein: MSSTDDPDVTPDSPALDRWPTFRLDHVIDDERCTIYPSDRSADRRTGAWITAHRDAFVALDGVR
- a CDS encoding tRNA(Ile)(2)-agmatinylcytidine synthase, whose protein sequence is MTLVGLDDTDSRERGMCTTYVATRVAAAIETAGGTVDHRLLIRLDPSIEFKTRGNAALCLETDLDPDRAFDLAVDAVESLAAVEDPKTSPGVVVADASTGTVADPVAALARRAVHERVDRDEALGLADRLGYRHRGWDGGRGRIGALAAVGAGRAFDDWTYEHVAYRELERCGTPREVDRESVFAAAEAAYPDAWDTVDRAEDELVCVPSAPGPILYGIRGDDPETVREVARAIGSEPVDRSATFRTNQGTDAHLQSGTVETVRDGRAYRIDAVVDDAPETRAGGHVHTTVRDGDDHLPCVAFEPTKRFRDRVRSLRPGDRVTVCGEVGQGTLKLEKFALRDPVTTESAVPTCPDCGRSMESAGRDQGYRCRDCGTTAPGRVERELDRRLDPGWYEVPPCARRHVAKPLIRGGFDTPTYPER
- a CDS encoding pyridoxal-phosphate dependent enzyme; the protein is MATDLVCPRCDRTYADRWRCSCGSPLEFASVPRPEGSAPPFDDFDSRRGLWAFDDFLPVPSRVTLGEGFTPLVDAPAWEATFKLEYVSPTGSFKDRGAATVVSRAVELGVDRVIEDSSGNAGAAVAAYAARAGLDADIYVPASVTPAKRRAVEAVGATAVTVDGDREAVSAACRRAVEAGEGWYASHAWNPAFFAGTETFGLELAAQRDWAVPDAVVVPLGHGTLLLGAYRGFRALVDAGWTERMPRLLAVQAAGYAPVAADRGGGVDGRNDLADGIRIRDPVRRSAIETALDATDGDAIAVPAEAVERAVADLGRGGLRVEPTAAAAPAGLRAYRERGVVDDDADVVVPLTGRAK